From Melanotaenia boesemani isolate fMelBoe1 chromosome 12, fMelBoe1.pri, whole genome shotgun sequence, a single genomic window includes:
- the cryba2b gene encoding beta-crystallin A2b, whose amino-acid sequence MNTQQMEQMGQFKITVWEEENFQGKRCEFMLECPNIMERGFNKIRSIKVENGPWVGYEYPEFQGQQFILEKGDYPRYEAWSGNSSYRTEHMLSFRPIKCANHSDSKVTMYECEDFQGRKFELCDDYPSLQAMGWCSKEVPSIKVNSGAWVAYQFPGYRGYQYIMERDRHQGEYRNYNEYSTQAHTNQVQSIRRIQH is encoded by the exons ATGAACACTCAACAGATGGAGCAGATGGGCCAGTTCAAGATCACAGTCTGGGAGGAGGAGAACTTCCAGGGAAAGCGCTGTGAGTTCATGCTGGAGTGCCCGAACATCATGGAGAGAGGCTTCAACAAGATTCGCTCCATCAAGGTTGAGAATGGACC TTGGGTGGGTTATGAGTACCCAGAGTTCCAGGGACAGCAGTTTATCCTGGAGAAGGGAGACTATCCTCGTTATGAGGCTTGGAGTGGAAATAGCAGCTACAGAACTGAGCACATGCTTTCCTTCAGACCTATCAAGTGCGCT AACCACAGTGACAGCAAGGTGACCATGTATGAGTGTGAGGACTTCCAGGGCCGTAAGTTTGAGCTGTGCGATGACTACCCCTCCCTACAGGCCATGGGCTGGTGCAGCAAGGAGGTGCCCTCCATCAAAGTCAACTCGGGAGC CTGGGTGGCCTACCAGTTCCCAGGTTACCGTGGCTACCAGTACATCATGGAGAGAGACAGACACCAAGGCGAGTACAGAAACTACAACGAGTACAGCACCCAGGCTCACACCAACCAGGTGCAGTCCATTCGTAGGATCCAGCACTAA
- the umps gene encoding uridine 5'-monophosphate synthase, translating to MDDVSIDSLILKLHDVNAVKFGEYKLKSGLLTPIYIDLRVLVSHPVLMNQVSSLIYQRVQEEGLQFDLVCGVPYTALPLATIICSTHELPMLIRRKEAKDYGTKRLVEGSFREEDTCLIIEDTVTSGSSILETAEVLSKEGLKVTDAVVLMDREQGGVEMLASHGIRLLPIISMFKLLNVLLAAERIDAQTAQGVRKFILDNNTYSPKKENGNEVPATKKPCVEPKRELSFTERAKLPNIHPLASKLLSIMEEKQSNLCVSADMTSSEELLQLAESLGPKICMLKTHVDILKDYTEAFSQKLQALAQEHNFLIFEDRKFADIGNTVKHQYEGGLYQISSWSHIVNAHAVPGPGVVEGLSSVGKPLGRGCLLIAQMSSRGSLATGEYTKTVLEMAEQHSDFVIGFICSSKITEKPEFIHMTPGVQMQAGGDSLGQQYTSPEEVIYSKGSDVIIVGRGILQASDRLKAAELYRKLGWDAYTKRVSQSIQ from the exons ATGGACGACGTTTCTATTGACAGTTTAATCCTGAAGCTTCACGACGTGAACGCGGTGAAGTTTGGAGAATACAAGCTGAAGAGCGGCCTGCTGACACCGATTTATATCGATCTGAGGGTTTTAGTATCCCACCCAGTCCTCATGAACCAG GTGTCAAGTCTCATTTACCAACGCGTGCAAGAAGAGGGTCTTCAGTTTGACTTGGTGTGTGGAGTTCCATACACGGCCCTTCCTTTAGCCACCATTATCTGCTCAACACATGAACTGCCCATGCTCATCAGGCGAAAGGAGGCCAAGGACTATG GAACAAAGCGGCTGGTTGAGGGATCGTTTCGGGAGGAGGACACATGTCTGATCATTGAAGACACAGTGACCAGTGGCAGCAGCATCCTGGAGACGGCAGAAGTGCTCAGCAAAGAAGGACTAAAG gtgACGGATGCAGTTGTGCTAATGGATAGAGAGCAAGGTGGTGTGGAAATGTTGGCCTCTCATGGAATCCGGCTCCTTCCCATCATCTCCATGTTCAAGCTGCTGAACGTGCTGCTTGCAGCTGAACGCATCGATGCTCAAACCGCTCAAGGTGTCCGCAAGTTCATCCTGGACAATAACACATACAG ccccaaaaaggaaaatggaaatgaaGTTCCAGCCACCAAGAAGCCATGTGTGGAACCAAAGAGGGAGCTGAGCTTTACTGAAAGAGCCAAGTTACCAA ATATTCACCCTCTGGCATCAAAGCTGCTGAGTATCATGGAGGAGAAACAGTCAAACCTCTGTGTGTCTGCTGACATGACCAGCAGCGAGGAGCTGCTCCAGCTGGCAGAGTCTCTCGGACCAAAGATCTGCATGTTGAAGACCCACGTAGACATCCTGAAG GACTACACGGAGGCCTTCAGCCAGAAGCTACAAGCTTTGGCTCAGGAACACAACTTCCTCATATTTGAAGATCGCAAGTTTGCTGACATTGGGAACACAgtcaaacatcaatatgaaG GTGGATTGTACCAGATTTCCTCATGGTCCCACATAGTGAATGCTCATGCTGTGCCTGGGCCCGGCGTTGTGGAGGGTCTGAGTTCTGTGGGAAAGCCTCTGGGCCGTGGATGTTTGCTCATTGCACAAATGAGCTCTCGGGGGTCTCTGGCTACTGGTGAATACACAAAGACTGTG CTGGAGATGGCGGAGCAGCACTCAGACTTTGTGATCGGATTCATCTGTAGCTCTAAGATCACAGAGAAGCCGGAGTTCATCCACATGACCCCAGGGGTGCAAATGCAAGCTGGAg GAGATTCATTGGGTCAACAGTACACTTCTCCAGAGGAGGTTATCTACAGCAAAGGCTCAGACGTCATCATTGTGGGACGAGGCATCTTGCAGGCTTCTGATAGGCTGAAAGCTGCAGAGTTGTACCGGAAGTTAGGCTGGGATGCGTACACAAAGAGAGTGAGCCAGAGCATTCAGTAA